In Parerythrobacter aestuarii, the sequence CCGTGGCGGCGGAGGAAACGGAAACAGCACCGGCGTGCCTCGACATCAGCGGTGAGCTCACGCTTGAAGGCGAATTGAGTTCAGGCAGCGTCACTCTGACGCGGGGCACTGCCGACGGGGGCAGCGAAGAGTTTGAGCATCGCTTCCTCATCCTCACCCTGCCATGGCAGGAATGCTTCTTCGACAGCGATGGAGTGATGCACAAATTCGGTCGGGTCCATGCCTATACCGAGCTTGGCGATGTCGAAGAGCTGATGCGGCGCGCCGAGGGCAAGACCGTGAGGCTGACCGGCGAGGCCTTCCCCGGCCACACCCGCTATCACATGGCACCGCTGGTGCTGGAGGTCTATGGTTTCGCCACGGTCGACCCCGAAGACTTGGACGACCCGCTGGCGCATTAGTTTTTCGGCTGCGCGAGCAACCATGCCGCCAGCCTCGTCGCGATGGCAGCCCCGACAAACTGCGCCACAACGAACATCGGCACATCGGCGGGGGCGATCCCGGCGAAGGTATCGCTGAGCGAGCGAACAACGGTAATCGCGGGATTGGCGAAACTGGTCGAGGACGTGAACCAGTAAGCGCTGGTGATGTACAGCGCAACGCCCGCCGGAATCGCTTCGGCGCGATGCCTGAGCAGCAGCAGGATCGTCAGCACCAGCCCGAGAGTCGCGATCAGTTCGCCGGTCCATTGGCCAATGCCGGCGCGTGCCTTGGTCGAGAATTGCAGGATTTCGAGATCGAACATCAGATGGACGGCCAGCGCGCCGAGCGAACCGATTGCGACCTGCGTGGCGATGTACAACCCAGCCTCACGCGCGCCGATCTGCTTGCGCAGCAGGAACGCGAAGGTCACCGCCGGGTTGAAATGCGCGCCTGAAATCGGGCCAAGCATGGCGATCAGAACATAGAGGATCGCGCCGGTGGCGATGGTATTGGCCAGCAACGCCAACGCCACGTTTCCGCCGGCCAGTTGTTCCGCCATCACGCCGGAGCCGATGACTCCTGCAAACAGGAAGAAGCTGCCGATCCCCTCGGCAGAGAGTTTTCGGGAAAGAGTTGGCTCAGGCATCGCGGCTCCACGGTAGGTGGCTCGCGATTGCCCGATTGTGTGACGCGATCAAGACATAAAGTCGAGCGGGCAGCGCAAGGAGGTGATGCGCGGCCCGCTCGCTCTGTCAGGCAGCCTCTTGTGCTGCCCCCTCTCCAACCGGTGAAGCGATCGTCTCTTCCTTGTTCTCCGGGAAGATCGGCCACAGCAGCTGCTGGCCGAGCGTTGCTGGAGCGAGGTTCTCGACGCCATAGCTTTCTGGATAGCTGCGGGTGATCTTGGCGGTGCCGAACAGCACGTCCCAGAAGAACAGCAAGTTGCCGTAGTTGCCCTTGTAGTGTGTTGCGGGATCGTTGGCATGGCGGCCGTGGTGTGCATGGTGCGTGCTCGGCGTCGAGATCGTGCGCTCGACCACCCACATCACGGGGCTCAACCACTTGATCCGGTACAGCGGTTTGTCCCAAGCGACGTCCGAATGCGCGCCGATAATGACCGCCATCTTGACCACCAGATAGCCCGCATACACCCACCCGAGACCCATGTAGAGCAGTGCGCCTGCGGTCCACAATCCGGGCATCATCATGTAGTAAATGATGTTGTTCCGGTAGACGAGCCGCACACTCATGTACTTGGCGTTGTGATGCGCGCGGTGGAGATTGTAGAGCCATGGGAAGGTGTGGCTGGCGCGGTGCCACCAGTATTGCGTCATGTCCTCCAGGACCAGGAAAAGTGCGATCGCTGCAAAGACGTTGAGATTGGTCAGCGCCCCTTCGAGACCCGGTGCGATCGCTGCCATGATCGCGGCGGAGAGGAACACGATGCCGGGTTGGGTGACGGCCAGCAGCATGGTCATGCTGACGCCTTCGACAATCCCGTCGTCCCGCGTCTGCTCTCCCTTGGTGAACAGGTTCGAACGCCACAGTTCCAGCAGGCCGAAGCCGATGTAGATGGCGAGGACGGCGATGGTCGATGTCGGCATGATCCACTCCCTTGTTGCAAGCGGCATAGCGAGCTATCACCTCCAAGAATGTCAAATATTGAACAATTGGAAACTCCCCGCCAAGGACGCTCACTGGCCTCGCCGACGTTGTTCGGCTTGCTCGAGCCTGAGCTGCAGGCCGAGCTGCGCGAAGCTGCCCCGTTGCGCCGCTTCGCCTCAGGGCAGCTGATCCAGCAGCGCGGCGAGGAATCGAACGGTTTCTGGCTGATCGAGAGCGGCGCAGTGGTGGTCGGGCAATATCTGCCCGATGGCGACTTCCGCGCTGTCGCGCATTTGCAACCGGGCGATTCCTATGGCGAGCTGGCGTGGCTTGCCGGTCGCGCGCGGGTTGTAGACGCGGTGGCCAAGACCGCCAGCACCGTCCGCTGGATCGAAGGCGCGCGTTACGAAGCGCTTCTCGCCCGCAGTCCTGAGGCCATGCGCCGCTTGCTCGGCGGTCTGGCGGAGGAACTACAGGAGATGATCGACCTGGTCGCCGGACAGCACGGGGGCACCGGGCTTAACCGGATCGCACATTTGCTGCGCAACCTCTCGGCCACCGGCCCGGTCATCACGCTCGGGCAACAGGAGCTGGGCGACTTGGCCGGCGTCACCCGCGTCACCGCCAATGGCGCGCTCAAGGAACTGGAAGCGGCGGGCTGCATCACCCGCGGCTACCGCAGGATCACAGTCACCGACCGCGCCCGGCTGGCGGACTGGACTTGATCGAGCAGGCCTAGCCCGCGTCCGTCACGCTCTCGGTGGGCGCACCGGCGCACGGGTCTTCCTTCTCGCCCCTACCGCCGAGCTGGGTGATGGCGAGGATCCCGCCCACCACCAGCACCACGAAGACGGTCGTCACCCAGCCCAGGTACTTGTCGATGAAAGCCTTGATGGGCGCGCCGAAGATGCGGAATAGCAAGCCGACGGTGAAGAAGATCGCCCCGCGCCCGGCGAGACTGGCCAGGATGAACGGCACCAGCGCCATACCCAGGAATCCGGCGGTGATAGTCAGCAGCTTGAACGGTACCGGGGTCGCCCCGGCGATGATCACCGCAGCCACGCCATATTCGTCGAAGGTGCATTGCGCGGCGGGAAGCGCGTCATAAAGGCCGATCGCCTTGAGCAGCGGCACGCCGACCGTGTCGAACAGCGCCCAGCCGATGAAGTACCCAAACAGCCCGCCGACAACCGAGCTGAGGGTGGCGATGATGCCGAACCGCAGCGCCTTCTTCGGCTCGGCCAGGCACATCAGCCCCAGCAGCGGGTGCGGCGGGATCGGGAAGAAGCTCGCTTCGATGAAGCAGAAGAACGCCAGCCACCACTGCGCCGCCGGATGCGCGGCTTTTTCCAGCGTCCATTCATACAGCCCGCGCAGCGGTTTCATGACCATGTGAGACGTGTTCCCCAAAGTGGAACGCAGCGATTAGGGGAGGCGGCAGCGGCACGCAAGCACCAAACAAACTAACCTATTTGGCACTTTTCTATTGACATCGTCACGCTCTTTGGTTAGAGAAACGGAACATCGCGATATACCGATTCGACACGGGCGGCCCTGCAGGATGCAGCGTCGCCCGTTTGTGTTGGGGCTCGCAAGCGACCGGATGAACCGCAGGCCAATCCGGCAATGCTCCGGTGACAAGGATCGCCACACTCGGCTTGGGCGACGACGCACCCATCTACGCCGACCTGCGAAATGCGGGCTCGAGCATCATCCCTCCGCCACCGGTACACCCGCGCGCCCGAATCGGGGCGGCGGGCGAAAGAGTCTGGTGCTGGATCCGCCGAAGCCGGGGCGGCTGGCTGTGGCCAGACGCTGTCGAAGTGCCATTGGTGGAAGAAACAGAAGCCTACCTGGTCGGCGCGGGGCCTGTGTCCGTCCCGACCCGCAGTTGGCAGGTATCAGCCCCAAGGATCGAACTTTCAGCGAGTGAATACAGCCTCTTGCTGGCAGATGCAGCAGGGCAGGCCTTGTGGGTCCGGCAGATCGGACGGCACGCGCTTTCCGACCCGGTGCTGCTCGCTCAGCTTCCCTGACCTTCCAACCTGCAAGAGGACTCCCAAATGGCAGACCCCGTAACCTATCAGAGCAATTCGCCGCGCCACGCGTTGCCGCTGCTGTTCGCGGCGCAGGCTCAGAAGGAGCCCATCGTCAACGAAGCCCTTGGCCGGCTTGACGCTCTGCTTCATCTGGCGGTTTCCGGACAAAGCAATGACCCGCCGCAATCGCCTGTGGAGGGTGAATGCTGGCTGGTCGGGTCAAGTCCGACCGGCAGTTGGCAAGGTCAGGCTGAGAGGATTGCCGCATGGTTCGCCAACGATTGGCTATTCCTGGAACCACGTGACGGCATGCTGTGCTGGAACGCCGATACCTCGCAGTTCCATTTCCATGCCAGCGGCTGGAACGTTCCCGTGCGGCCTGGCGCACCTGCCGGGGGAGCGACGATCGATGCCGAAGCGCGGCTCGCAATTGATGAAATAATTGCTGCACTGACTGCAGCAGGAGTCGTGGGTCCGTAACCGGCTAAGCAATGGATTCGGAACGGATTCCGCAGCTACACATTGCAAATTACGCAAAGAAAATTTGCGAGCCTCCGGAAATGCGGCATTCTTGCAACAGATTGATGTGTTTGTCAGCTTGCCACTAACGGGGGGAAAAGTTAGATGGGAGTCTCTTGGTGGCTCCAATTCGCTTAAAAGGGGAATTACATAATGAGGAAACTCGTCATCGGAATGGCGATGGCCTCCACGGCCCTTGCATCGCCGGCCCTCGCTCGTGACGATGCTTGGTATGTCGAGGTAGACGGCGGTGTAATGGTCGTCGAAGACATCGATCTCAATATCAACACTGTCGCAGACGACCTGACCATTGGAACCGACGAAGGCTTCGACTTCGGCGGTATTGTTGGTTACGACTTCGGCGCAGTCCGCCTCGAAGCGGAAGCCAGCTATCGCGAAGCCAATGTCGATGAAATCGCCGTTGGCCTCGGTGGCTTCCCGAACGGCGGCGTCCGTGGCGCCCCGACCGGCAAGTTCCCGGGTGGTGGTGACGTCAGCGCGCTGAGCTTCATGGTCAACGCCATGGCCGACTTCGGTCCCGACGATGGCCTGCAGGGCTTCATCGGCGGTGGTGTCGGTGTTGCTCGCACCTCGATCACTGCCAGCACCAACCCGAACTCCGCTCCGGGTCTCGACGATTCGGACAGCGGCTTCGCCTGGCAGCTCATCGGTGGTATCCGCGCTCCGCTGAACGACAAGTGGGACGTTGGCCTCAAGTACCGCATGTTCAATGTCGACAGCGTCGAGCTGATCGATCGTGCCGGTCGCCTGGTTGACGACAACTTCCGTTCGCACTCGCTGCTCGGAACGCTGACCTACAACTTCGGCGAACCGCCGGCACCGCCGCCTCCGCCGCCGCCGCCGCCGCCGCCGCCGACCGCTCCTACGCCGCCGCCGCCGCCGCCTCCGCCGCCGCCGCCGCCGCCGTGCAACACCGGTCCCTACATCGTGTTCTTCGAATGGGATCAGTCGGACATCACGCCGGAAGCTGCGACCATCCTGAACAACGCAGTGGCTGCCTACGCCAACTGCGGTACGGCTTCGGTCATGCTGGCCGGTCACGCCGACCGTTCGGGCTCGGCTACCTACAACGTCGGTCTTTCGGAACGCCGCAATACCTCGGTACGCGAGTACCTCAACGGTCGCGGTATCCCGGATGCGCGGATCTCGTCGGAAGCCTTCGGCGAAACACAGAACCGCGTCCCGACCGCAGACGGTGTTCGCGAACTGCAGAACCGTCGCGTGGAAATCACTTACGGTCCGGGTTCGGGCATGTAAGTTCGGATTTTCCGACAAACACGAAGAGGGGCCGGAGCAATCCGGCCCCTTTTTCGTTATGGGGTCAGATACTCATTGCGGAGACCCTTAGACATGAAGACCCCGATTGCCTTGATGGGCGCATCCCTGCTCCTCGCCGCCTGCCAGTCGGTCGGCGACCTCCCGACCGAACAGCTCGCCGATGCGCGGCTGACTCTTGCCAATGGCGTTCCCGCCGGCACCGCACAGCTGGTAGCCAGCGGCGATACCGTCACTCTGGCTGTTGCCGTGGCTGGCATCTCCGAAGGCGCACACGGCTTCCATCTCCATACGACCGGCACCTGCACCCGGCCCGACTTCACCTCTGCCGGAGGCCATCTCAATCCGACCGGTGAGGGACATGGACTCGAGGACGACGATGGCAGCCATATGGGCGATCTGCCCAACCTTGTCGCATCATCGTCTGGAACGGCCACCGCTCGCGTGACACTGCGAGGATCGCGCGCCGACATCCTGGCCGCGTTGTTCGATGCCGATGGCACTGCCGTGGTTATCCACGCCGACCCTGACGACGGCACCAGCGAACCTTCCGGCAATGCCGGCAAGCGCGTCGCTTGCGGCGTGCTTACGCGCTAGCCCTGGGGTAGCCGGAGTCAGTCCTCCAGCTCTTCACCGGCTTCGCGGGCTCTGGCTAGCAAGGTCTGCTCGGCTGCCGGCACCGTTCGATAGGCCACGATCAACAGAATCAGCCCGATCGGCACTGCCACCAGTAGGCTGAGCCCACCGGTAGAAAGACTGCCGGTCATGGTCGAGACCTGGCCTGCCATGTAGGGTCCCAGCGCCAGACCGACGAGCGTCGTCGCTAGGAAGAACGTGGCCGTGGCTGTTCCGCGCATGCGAGGTAGGACCAGGTCCTGCGTGGTCGCAGCCGCCCCGCCCAGCGCAGAGCTCGCGAACAGAGACTGCAGGAATGCCGCGACATAGAAGGTTGTCGTGTCCTGTGTGGTAAACATCACGAACAGGAAAGGCGCCGCTGCCACAAGGCCGAACGCTACCACAATCAGCCTGCCCGCCGGATTGCGCTCACGTAGCCAGTCTGCGGCGCGACCGCCGCCGATTACTCCCAGGAAGCCGCCGAGGGCCCCCGGCCCGCCAATCCACCAGCCAGCTGTGGATGGCGCCTCTTCCAGGATGCGGATGGCATAGGGCGCTGCCCAGAACGAGGCTGCGTAGGACATGAAAGCGACCATGCCGTAACCAAGGATGGTCGTCAGGAATGCCGGTGTGCCCCAGATCAACCTGAACGTGGGCGCATCGCGCCGCTCCAGCGTACTGGCCCACGAGAAGATCGCGTAGTAGCCAATCCCGATAGCCCCCCATTGCTGGTAGTTCTCAGTGACCAGCGCCATGACGTAGGCGATGCCACCAATAACGAGCGCCCCCGCAAGGTTTAGCAAGAGCCCCCGGCTGCCTGCCTTCGAAGCACCGATCAAAGTGAAAGGTGGGATAACCGCGACCAGTTCGCGCAAGAACCCCCGGAATGGGTCCTTCGGAGGTGGGGTGATAATACCCTCACTCTCGCCGCGTAATGGCTCGCGCAGGGTGAAGACAAGGCAAGCCAGCAGCAGTCCGGGCAGACCGACGATGATGAAGGCCGCCTGCCATCCGGCCAGGCCCATTGGCGCATCGACCGGATAGGCAGCGTTCCAGCGCTCGACAATGGCGCCGCCGATCAGGAGCGACACACCACCGCCGATATAGAGACCGGAGGCATAGATCGCGAGCGCGGTGGCGCGCATCTTCTTCGGAAACCAGTCGGAAATGAGCGAATAGGCACTTGGGCTGGCGGTTGCTTCCCCAACTCCTACGCCAATGCGGGCAACACTGAGAGTAGCGAAGTTCTTGGCAAAGCCTGACAGCGCAGTGAAAGCAGACCAGATCGCCAGGCCTGCAGTCATCAGTCGCACCCGGTGCCAGCTATCGGCCAGCTTGCCGAGCGGGATCCCGAACAGCGCGTAGAACACACCGAATGCCGTGCCGTAGAGAAAGCCGATCTGGTCATCGCGCAGGCCAAGGTCGGCCTTGATGTCCTCGGCCAGGATCGAGATGATGTTCCGGTCGACGAAATTGAGGACGTAGATGATCACCAGGATCGTCAGCGCGTACCAGCTATAGGCTGGGACCTTCGGATCGGCAGCTGCCGCTTGATCCGGCACAGCCTGGTCGGTTGCCTCACTCACGCTCTCTCTCCCCTAAACACTTTTTAGACCGGCGGCGCATCTGCCGGGTATTGCAATCCGTCCTGCAGCCCCGCCTCGGCGAAACCCTTGCGCCTGAGCCGGCAGCTATCACAGGCACCGCATGGCTGCCCCGATGGCAACGGATCGTAGCATGACCAGCTCCAGGCTGAATCCAGTCCTAACCGATTCGCTTCACACGCGATATCTGCCTTGCTCATATGCTGCAGCGGGGCATGGATACGGAACGGCGCGCCTTCCTCCACTCCGGCCTTGGTGGCGAGATTGGCGGTGGCCGCAAAGCTCTCGATGAATTCCGGCCGGCAATCGGGATAGCCCGAATAGTCGAGCGCATTGACCCCGATGAAAATGTCACGCGCCCCCGAAGCCTCGGCAAAGGCCGTCGTCAGCGACAGGAACACGAGGTTGCGCGCCGGCACATAGGTCACCGGGATATCCGTCCCAACGCCGCCCTTGGGCACGTCGATATCGTCAGTCAGCGCAGAACCGCCCAGCGCGCGCAAGTCGGCTGCAATCTGGACATGGCGGGCGACCCCGAGCTCTTCCGCTATGGTTTGTGCCGCTTCCAGTTCGATCCGATGCCGCTGGCCATAGTCGATCGTCAGCGCGTGCACGGCATAGCCCTGCTCCTGCGCGATAGCGGCGGTGACCATGGAGTCGAGGCCACCGGACAAAAGGATCGCGGCGGCCTTGGGCGAAGCAGACGTCATAGCTTCGGGCTAGCGCATGTACCCTTGCACCCCAAGCCCAAATTCGCCTGGCGTGGTTTCAGGGGCAGGCCCCGACGCGGCGGCCTTCCGCAGTGAAGGAAAAGGGCAAGCCTCCCTCAATCCCCTGCGATTCGAGCTGCACCAGCGTGCTACTCTCGCGCCTGATGCTGGTGCGGCCATAGCCATTGCCTTTGCAGGTGTACTGTACGGTCACCTCGCTTGCCGCATCTTCCACTACGAACCGGTTGCAGCCGGCCTGCTTGTGCCGCAGCTGGATCAGGTCCCGCCCATTCTTCACGCACAGGCGTGTGGAGGGCTGGTCATCGCGATAGCGAATCTCCCACTGCCCGGGCTGGAGCTTGTCCAGCATGGCGAGCGATGGCGATTGCGCCGCAGTCGGCACAGTCAGCGCGATCATAGCAATGCCCATCGCGACCACAGTGGATCGCAGCCGGGCGAGGGAAACTTTCGTCATTCCTGTCCTCCGCCTGGCGACCTTATGTCTGCGCAATAGGCATACATGCTTTGATGGAAAGTGAACAGGAAGGTGCCCTCGCTAGAGCGCAATGGCGAATTGCCGCGAACAGAAGGCGCAATCGACGAGAATATTCCCGCTCTCGTCGCGCATTTCGGCGCGTTCGGCTTCCGGGAATCGACCGAGAACGGATTCGTAATGCTCTACGGAGCAGCGACAACCGCGCGTCAATTGCGCACCTTGCTCTATTCGGACCTCATCTTCCTCATGGAACAGCCGCCATACCAGCGCCTCCATAGTTAGCGCTTCGTCGAGCAGTTCTTCGTGGCGGATGCTGCCCGCCATGACTGCCACATGTTCCCACTCGGGATGGTCAAGCCGGACATGCAAGCGCTCACGCCCTTCCTCGCCATCGGGCAAGTGCTGGACCAGCAGACCCGCCGCAGAGCAGCCTTCGGCCCCGGAACGCACAGCCACCCGTATAAGAGTCGGCACCTGTTCCGACTGCGCGAAGTAGCTCTCGCACGCTTGCGCAAGGTTCTCGCCTTCCAGTGGGACTACGCCCTGGTAGCGCCCGTCCTTGCCCTTCATGTCAAAGGTCACCGCGAGATAGCCTTCCCCGAACAGCGTCGTGAGCCCGGGATTGGCCCCTACATCGGCCAACCGCTCGCGATCGAAATCGACATAGCCGCGCACCGCGCCCGCCTTGTAGTCGCAGACCAGAAGCTTGATGATGCCACCCTTCGTCTGCGCCTGCATGGTCAACTGGCCGTCGTCTTGCTTGAGCAATCCACCGACCAGCGTTGCCACCACCAAGGCTTCAGCCAGCAAGTGCGTGATCGCCGGCGGATAGTCGTGCGCCGACAGGACTTCGTCAAGCACACGATCGAGGCGAACCACGCGCCCACGCGCATGCCGGCCGGGGATGGAAAATGTGAACAGGCGATCCTCGTGGGTTTCGCCGTCATCGATCAGATAGTCGCTCATCGCGGGCAATATGGGCCGAATGCGCCCGAAAGGAAGAGGCAGCGCCGGATCAGAGTTTGCCGAAAGCCCACAGCAGCACCGATTTCTGCCCGTGGATGCGGTTCTCGGCTTCGTCGAACACCACCGATTGCGGCCCTTCGATCACGCTTTCCGTCACTTCCTCGCCAACATGCGCGGGCAGGCAGTGGAGGAAGATTGCATCGGGCTTCGCCAGTGCCATCAGCGCATCATTCACCTGGAACGGTGCCATGGCCGCCAGCTTGTTGTGCGCATGCTCCTGCCCCATCGAGACCCAGGTATCGGTGACGATGACATCGGCCCCGCGGGCAGCCTCGGCAGCGTCTTGCGTAAGGGTCACGGTCGCACCCCCTGCACGCGCCATATCAACAAAGCGCTGCTCGGGCTCATAACCCTGTGGCACTCCGACCCGGACGTTGAACTTCATTAGCCCGGCGGCCTCGAGGATCGAGTGGAGCACATTGTTGCCATCGCCGAGCCATGCGACTTCGAGCCCCGGCAGCGCCTTGCCGTGATCGATCACGGTAAGGAGGTCAGCCACGATCTGGCACGGATGCGAAGCATCGGTGAGACCGTTGATGACCGGCACTGTTGCGTGGCGCGCCATTTCCTCGATCTTGGCATGGTCGTCGGTGCGGATCATGATCGCATCGACCATACGGCTGAGCACGCGCGCTGTGTCGGCGATGCTCTCACCGCGCCCCAGCTGCATCGAACCCGCTTCCATCACCATTGCGCTTCCTCCGAGCTGGCGGATGGCGATGTCGAAGCTGGCGCGGGTGCGGGTCGAGCTCTTTTCGAAGATCATTGCCAGCACATGGTCCTTGAGCGGCACATCGGCATCGGCCTGGCCCTTGGGCCAGCCAGCACGCGCCGTCTTGCGGTCCTGCGCATCGTTGATCATCGCCGCGATGGCATCGCCCCCGGCGTCCGAGAGATCGAGGAAATGCCGGATAGCCATGGTCAGCCCTCCGGCACTTCGTAGTCGGCAGCACCGGCCGAAAGCTTGTCGAAGAATTCGTCGATCTCGGCATCACCGATCACCAGCGGCGGCAGCACGCGCAGCGTATTGTCGCCGGCCGCCACGGTCAGCAGCTGGTGGTTGTCGCGCAGGTGGACGAAGAACGGCCGGCTTTCGACCTTCATCTTGAGACCCAGCATCAGCCCCTTGCCCCGAACCAGTTCGAACAGGTCGGGATAGTTGCCGATGAACTGTTCGAGCCGGGTGCGGATGCGCTCACCCTTCTCGCGCACGCTGGCGAGAAATTCGTCATTGGCGACCGCTTCCATCACTGCGCTGCCTGCCGCCATCGCCAGCGGGTTGCCGCCATAGGTCGAGCCATGGGTGCCGAACACCATGCCGCGCGCGGCCTTCTCCGTCGCCAGGCAGGCACCAAGCGGGAAGCCGCCACCGATGCCCTTGGCGGTGGCAAGGATGTCGGGCTCGATGCCGTATTGCTCATATGCATAGAGCGTACCGGTGCGAGCAACGCCGCACTGCACTTCATCGAGCACCAGCATCAAATCGTGCTCATCGCAGATTGCGCGCAGACCTTGCAGGAATTCGTCCGACGCCGGGCGGATGCCGCCCTCGCCCTGGATCGGTTCGACCAGGAAACCGGCGGTATTCCGGCCGACCATGCTGCGGGCCATCTCGAGGTTGTCGAACTCGCAATATTTGAAACCTTCGAGCAGCGGCAGGAAGCCCTTGTGCATCTTTTCCTGATTGGAGGCGCTGATGGTGGCCATGGTGCGGCCATGAAAGGCGTTCTTGAAAGTGATCAGCTCGGTCCGATTCGCATCGCCGCCTTCGCTCTGGTGATAGGCACGCGCAGTTTTGATGGCGGCCTCGACCGCTTCCGCGCCTGAATTGGTGAAGAACACCGTATCGGCGAAAGTCTTGTCGACCAGCTCCTGCGCCAGCTTCTCGCCCTGCGGGCTGCCATAGAGGTTGGAGACATGCATCAGCGTTGCCGCCTGCCGCTGGATCGCCCCGATCAGCCCTTTGTGGCTATGGCCCAGCAGGTTGACCGCGATACCGCTGGCGAAATCGAGGTAGCGGGTGCCGTCCTCGTCGATCAGGTGGCAGTGCTCGCCGCGCACCGGACGCACGCCGCAACGCGGATAGACGGGCATAAGGGCGGAAATGGTCATCGCTGGGTTCCTCGAAAATTCGGCATCAATGCAATTTCAAACGAGAAATGGCGACCCCATGGGAGCCGCCATTCCGTAGTGTCTATTCGCTCTCGCAGGGAGGGTCAAACCACTCCCGCTAGTGCGCCGGGGTCATTCGCTTACGGGAACGAGATTGACCGCCGAATACTTGCCTCGTCGGTCGACCTCAAGATCGAACTCGTAGCGTTCGCCTTCGTTGAGTTCGCGTAGGCCCGAGCGCTCGACTGCACTGATGTGAACGAATGCATCCGGCTGGCCATCGTCACGCACAAGGAAGCCGAAACCCTTCATAGAATTGAAGAATTTAACCGTCCCGGTGGCCTTGTCGCCGGTCAGTTCGCGCTTCGGCGGGCCCGCATCTCGCGACTGGACCGCGATTACATCGCCAACGATCTGCAGATCCTGCGCGGAGACCTTGCCGCCGCGATCGACCAGGTTGAATTCGAGCTCCTGTCCTTCAGCAAGGCCTTCCAGCCCAGCCCGCTCGACAGCGCTGATGTGAACGAACACATCTTCGCCGCCGCTTTCTTGCTGGATGAAACCGAACCCTTTCTGGCCGTTGAAGAATTTCACGGTCCCCTTACCGGTGCCGACGACCTGTGCGGGCATGCGGTTGAAACCGCCCCCGCCGCCGCCGCCACCGCCGCGAGGGCCACCGCCCCCGCCGCCGCCAAATCCGCCGCGACCACCGCCGCCGCGATTATTGTCGAAACCACCGCCGCGATTGTCATCAAAGCCGCCGCCGAACCGGTCCGGCGGGGGTCCGCCGAAATCGCCGCCGCCCTGGAAGGGATCGAAACCTTCTTCTCCGAACCCGTCCCGCTTGTCGCGACCGCGACCGCGACGCCCTCTATCGTAACCCATAGT encodes:
- a CDS encoding DUF4431 domain-containing protein, giving the protein MLGVLAPLALFLVSGDTVAAEETETAPACLDISGELTLEGELSSGSVTLTRGTADGGSEEFEHRFLILTLPWQECFFDSDGVMHKFGRVHAYTELGDVEELMRRAEGKTVRLTGEAFPGHTRYHMAPLVLEVYGFATVDPEDLDDPLAH
- a CDS encoding aquaporin; the encoded protein is MPEPTLSRKLSAEGIGSFFLFAGVIGSGVMAEQLAGGNVALALLANTIATGAILYVLIAMLGPISGAHFNPAVTFAFLLRKQIGAREAGLYIATQVAIGSLGALAVHLMFDLEILQFSTKARAGIGQWTGELIATLGLVLTILLLLRHRAEAIPAGVALYITSAYWFTSSTSFANPAITVVRSLSDTFAGIAPADVPMFVVAQFVGAAIATRLAAWLLAQPKN
- a CDS encoding sterol desaturase family protein, which encodes MPTSTIAVLAIYIGFGLLELWRSNLFTKGEQTRDDGIVEGVSMTMLLAVTQPGIVFLSAAIMAAIAPGLEGALTNLNVFAAIALFLVLEDMTQYWWHRASHTFPWLYNLHRAHHNAKYMSVRLVYRNNIIYYMMMPGLWTAGALLYMGLGWVYAGYLVVKMAVIIGAHSDVAWDKPLYRIKWLSPVMWVVERTISTPSTHHAHHGRHANDPATHYKGNYGNLLFFWDVLFGTAKITRSYPESYGVENLAPATLGQQLLWPIFPENKEETIASPVGEGAAQEAA
- a CDS encoding Crp/Fnr family transcriptional regulator, whose protein sequence is MSNIEQLETPRQGRSLASPTLFGLLEPELQAELREAAPLRRFASGQLIQQRGEESNGFWLIESGAVVVGQYLPDGDFRAVAHLQPGDSYGELAWLAGRARVVDAVAKTASTVRWIEGARYEALLARSPEAMRRLLGGLAEELQEMIDLVAGQHGGTGLNRIAHLLRNLSATGPVITLGQQELGDLAGVTRVTANGALKELEAAGCITRGYRRITVTDRARLADWT
- a CDS encoding YqaA family protein, encoding MVMKPLRGLYEWTLEKAAHPAAQWWLAFFCFIEASFFPIPPHPLLGLMCLAEPKKALRFGIIATLSSVVGGLFGYFIGWALFDTVGVPLLKAIGLYDALPAAQCTFDEYGVAAVIIAGATPVPFKLLTITAGFLGMALVPFILASLAGRGAIFFTVGLLFRIFGAPIKAFIDKYLGWVTTVFVVLVVGGILAITQLGGRGEKEDPCAGAPTESVTDAG
- a CDS encoding DUF2793 domain-containing protein, with the protein product MADPVTYQSNSPRHALPLLFAAQAQKEPIVNEALGRLDALLHLAVSGQSNDPPQSPVEGECWLVGSSPTGSWQGQAERIAAWFANDWLFLEPRDGMLCWNADTSQFHFHASGWNVPVRPGAPAGGATIDAEARLAIDEIIAALTAAGVVGP
- a CDS encoding OmpA family protein — translated: MRKLVIGMAMASTALASPALARDDAWYVEVDGGVMVVEDIDLNINTVADDLTIGTDEGFDFGGIVGYDFGAVRLEAEASYREANVDEIAVGLGGFPNGGVRGAPTGKFPGGGDVSALSFMVNAMADFGPDDGLQGFIGGGVGVARTSITASTNPNSAPGLDDSDSGFAWQLIGGIRAPLNDKWDVGLKYRMFNVDSVELIDRAGRLVDDNFRSHSLLGTLTYNFGEPPAPPPPPPPPPPPPTAPTPPPPPPPPPPPPPCNTGPYIVFFEWDQSDITPEAATILNNAVAAYANCGTASVMLAGHADRSGSATYNVGLSERRNTSVREYLNGRGIPDARISSEAFGETQNRVPTADGVRELQNRRVEITYGPGSGM
- a CDS encoding superoxide dismutase family protein; translated protein: MKTPIALMGASLLLAACQSVGDLPTEQLADARLTLANGVPAGTAQLVASGDTVTLAVAVAGISEGAHGFHLHTTGTCTRPDFTSAGGHLNPTGEGHGLEDDDGSHMGDLPNLVASSSGTATARVTLRGSRADILAALFDADGTAVVIHADPDDGTSEPSGNAGKRVACGVLTR